gaccaagtattgagtgcataactgaacataattatttgaaggttgactttttttgtattaaaaacactttacttttattggtcggatgaaatatgctaattctttgagataggaattttgggttttcattagctgtatgccaaaatcatcagtattaaaacaataaaatacctgaaatatttcagttggtgtgcaatgaatctaaaatatatgaaagtttaatttttatcattacattatggaaaataatgaacttttatcacatatgctaatttttttagaggGACCTGTAGTACGATAAGTGTTGTCCAATTCCTGAACGGTTGACTCTTATCAATCGGTGCTTTATAACAAATCAACAACACGCAGCACGACCAGTGCTGCTTTATTCCCCAAAAAATGACTATTATGAAACATGCAGTGCAACCAGTGTTGCCTGACTCCTGAATAAATGACTCCTACGAGTCGTTTTTTATGGTCAATCATAAACAGAGTATGACAAGTGCTGTCAGTTTCCCAACAAACTCTTTTGAGTCTGTTCTATTTTTGAAAATCTAAAACAGAGGGTGACCAGTGTTGCCCAATTCcccaaaaaaaacttgttttctTATAGTGAATTGGTTCTTTATAGTAGGCAAATTCAAGGTAAACTGATCCATACTCAGAGGTGCTCACCTGGAGGCATGAATGCCTTGAGAGGTTCAGGAACAATAATCCCTTCCTCTGTCTGGAAATTCTCCAGGATAGCACAGATTACGCGAGTGGTTGCGCACATGGTCGCATTTAGCATGTGCACAAATTCAGCctttaaaaaaacagaacaatggtCAATCAAACCAACCTCAAATGGGAAATACAGATTAACCAACATCTTTTCTCAGAACAACGGAGTAGCACTGCACCTTGTCCATCATTTTCTTAGTCTGCCCGTAGCGAATGCGCAAGCGGCGAGCCTGGTAATCTGTGCAGTTTGAGCATGACACAAGCTCTCTAAAAGCCTGGGATCCCGGGAACCAAGCCTCTAAATCCAGCTTTTTACTAGCTGCGTGGTTCAAAGCGCCTGTGAAATAAAAGCAAACAATTcatttaaagctgttttatggGAAACTGAGAAAAGCTCTCACTGTTTTCCAACAAATGGTTTATTAGCTTATTAGTTCCACTGGTGCTCTCGATGGAATAAAATGGGCAATGCGAACAAACCTGACACAATGTTGACGATGCGGTAGGGGATTCCTAACGACTTATAAAACTCTTCAGCAGTTCCAATCATCTCATCAAACATCTCCCAGGACTTGCCGTCATGAGGGGAGGCGTACACGAACTGCTCAATCTGGAAAAGCGATGGAAGGTGTTTGTATTCAAAGAGACTGTGATTTCATACTTGAAAAATGTTGTTATTTAACAAGATACTTCTAATTAGAACCAGATTTTTTTCAAGACCTTTACTTACTGCAAAATTTGATTGTGGTCTATTTGTTGTGATGAAATAATATAGTCATCTAAAATAAATATTCCACTGTTCACTCATTATTTTCATGATAGAATTGCTCGGACCTTCTCAAACTGATGGACCCTGAAGATCCCTCGTGTGTCTCTGCCGTGAGAGCCCACTTCCTGTCTGAAGCAGGTGGACAGGCCGGCATAGCGGATGGGGAGATCCTCTGGCTTCAGCCACTCATCTCTCAGGAAAGCTGCAATTGGCTGCTCCGATGTGGCAATCAAATACTTTTCGTCTACTGTGTTGTCGTCAGACTTTTCGCTTCCCTTCCCGATCACCtaaacaaataaattacattaaatgctTTGTTTATGTAGATCAAGTTTGGTTAGTTGCATTAAGTAGTTCTATCATGATAATGTCAATTTTTATGGAACTAATGTAAATATAgtatataaatcaaaaatattttaaaaacacaggGCTCCAGACTTTGCCCAACTGATAAGAGCAGTCATTTCTGTTTCATATTTTCGCAACATCAAATGGGAACGGAATCGCAAGTGAAATTAAACCACTCTAGTTGTTTAAGCTGTGCTCATGCGCTGCGCAGACCACTTATCAGCTCGGAGCAGAACAGAAGCTCAGAACATGATCACTTGCAGGTGATCTCCATGACGTGACAAAGTTACTACAAAGCACTTGGAGATCCAgtaagaaaacattttaatttgccACAAAATTGCTAACATCATAGCGAGATCTAGTCGAAAGTGCTGAAATTCGGAGTGgaattctgttataaaccacaAATATCAGATCAAAGAGTGCTGACGTGGAAACAAGGAGAGACAAGGGGCTTCACACTTTTTCCAAGATTTCAAAGCTCTAAATATGATcctattttaattttagtttttaatgtGATCATTTGTTTACTACACAGAGTTTAAAGATTTATGCCATTTCTACTACCCATTAATGGAAAAGGATAAGAAGTCACAGTCACATGCAAAGCAaaaacttttcttcaaattgtgcctgaattacaacaacaacaaaaaaacgatTAAAGAGTGCTCCTTTTTATTATCACTGAAGCTATCTGTTAGTTCAGTATGAGATTATAAAAGGGCAatgatacatttaataagagtaGAATATAGGGATGTCACGGTACCAAAATGTTAGTAGTTGATACCAATACCATAAAAATTTGGCAGTAatcattataagtaaataatacataaacattatgctatttaaaattaaacattgttcaagtgttgtaagtcgctttggataaaagtgtctgctaaatgcataaatgttgtttaaagatcaagtgaaaaataagcaaccatctaggcataattattattagtagaggcatattattattacacagAGACGTAGCAAATCGTAGCAGCTTAATATATACTGTAAATTTCTTCACGTTACACCGAACCTTTATTTGACCggttattttttgtgtgtgtgtgtgtgtgtgtttgtgtgtgtgtgtgtgtgtgtgtcattcacACAGAACAGCAGAACATGCAGGAGaactatttaaatagtatttagtatttttaacttgtgacatccctagtaGGATATTTACCTTTTCCctataaaaaattgttttttgcATGTTACTGTTATTAATAAAAGTTTAGTGCTTCACTGTTAAATTTCAATTCAACAAAcatgtaatattattttatgattaaatTAACTTTGATCAATTTTCCCCCAGCGCCAGCATCTGGCACCGGTTCTATTGCTCTCAagttagtctggagccctgatatataaataataatggaTGAGACATTACAAGAGAAAAGGGCTATATGAAAAAACAAGGGTTGTGATCAGGCATTTAGGACGCACATTAATATAAGAAAAGCCTTCCAGCGCTGGTGAGACCTGAAGTGAGAAAGCCTGAAAATGGATGCAGAGGATCGTTGTTTTTGCTCCGTACATGAGTAAGACTGGTTTTGCAGTGTTTCACAGAACCAAGATATGTTCCTTTTTGTGTTCTTCCTTGTTGTTCGTTAGTtatctttgtttattttttgcaaataaTTCATTTGTGTTACTTCATGATAGAGAGATTCAAACTTGCATTGCGTGTTTGTGCATTTTGGAGGCAGAGCAATGAAGGAAGGGGTGTGAAGGAAGAAATCCCTTACTGTACCTCTAAAACATGGTTTAATTTAGtggataaaaataacaaaatacattaaaaggTGAAAAAGTATGAAGTAATAGATTAAGGACAAACCTTATAGAGCTCCTCGTCAAACTGGCTGAGCTGAGCGACCTCCTGCATGACTTCTTTCCTCATGAAGAAGGGTGTGTATAGCATGGTGTAGTTCTTGCTGTACAGGATCCGCAGTGCGTAGTTAATTAAAGCCTGCTCCAAGAACACTAGAGGCCCCTGAAATACCACAAAGCCAGGAAATTGAAAAATGGGTGCTTAGTGCTTTCGGGCTTTTTTATTTCAAAGAACTGACATCAGAACGAATGTTTCCCACATGCTCAGAATTGAAATGTTCAGATGTGGTTTACATGGAAACAGTGCCGTTTTACTTCAGTTCCCCCGCTTGCTCAGCTTGACAAtccacaaatatttaattttaagacAACAAACCTTTAGGAAGTATCCTCTGCTTCCAGCCACAATGGCTCCCTTTTCCCCTTCGTATCCATCCACCATGACAACCAGGTCCACGTGAGAGTACTTCTTCTGCACGGTGCAGTCCCCCCAGGTGCGTTCCACCTTATTATCAGCATCCTGAGGATAAGAAACAACTCCTTACCTTAGGGCGTTTACACGACAACATTTTACTAAAAACAGATGACAACTTTGTCAAAACAATCCACATTCACACTAGCATGCAAGACCAGAAGTTGGCGATGTCACTGTCAAGAAACACCCCATGAACACGCGATACGCACGTGTGAACATATAATACCCATACACATGACTTTACCGTTTATAAAAATTCCCATTGTTTGTTTTCATGGAGATGGTAAAGGCATAATTTTCAAAAACCTTGCACTTTGAAACCCATACCCATTTTCAAAAGCCTATGTTTTTAGGCCCCAAAATGTATTATTCTTATTAGTCCAACAAAATACTAGAGCGTGACTTTGTTTTGTCCATGCAGTGCATCTCTACAAAGGTTTGCAGGACTGACCTAGTGCATATAAAGACACCCACTGTGATCGACGACTAAAACTCACCTCATCGTTGCTGATGGGCACAGAGGGATGCAGGAGGTTGCCGATCTCTCTCAGGTATTCAAAGCGCTCCGCCTCCAGCTTTAGACGATCACTGTCTGTCTTCAGCACAGCCTCTTCCACCAGTAACCGCACCTTCTTAATCTGAGTCACTGTGAGGGGCTGCCAGACACAGGATGGAGAATTAGTGCTCACAGATGGGTTGCTTGTGGATCATTGTTTGATGGGTATCCATATCAACACTTCAGCTCAAAAAAatctacaaaaaaatattaggcagcaaaaactgtttttaacatttataatcagaaatgtttattgggaaccaaatcagcatttttctgacggatcatgtgacactgaagactggatattcatatattatacaaaaaaatatatatttatacatgtaatatttcacaatattactctttaatgttatttttgattaaataaatgcagcatggTGGGCATAAgatacttcttttaaaaactcatagtaaatttgacattttttatgagAATTATACAATATTGCTCGACTCACTGATAATGTTTCTCCAGTGAGAGCTTCTAGATTCTGAGCCTCTTCTGGAAGAGTGTCGTCATCACCAACTGGCTCTTTCTTCTGCAAAAAACATCACAAGACCAGCAAGcagaacattattattattactcaacGATAACAGATCAAAACAAATATATGATGACAGCTGCTTTACGTACCTTCATCTTTTCCCCGATGGCTTTGCTGCACAGATTCTTGGCCTTGTTTAGGTTATCTGCAGTGAAGCGACCTGgaggcataaaaaaaaaaatctaacatcAATGCATATCACTGATATACTTGCAAATGGTCGGGCAAGAGTAATCCTACAGTTTTGTAAATTTTACTAATATTTGAATTTTGAATTACAACAACTAAGAAAATGTGTACAGAATTCAAGAGAACTGAATTTATGTACAGTAGATGTATTTCTCATAATATCATGAGTAATTTTTACAGTACATTGTATCAGCATATTTTCACAGAACTAAAATAAGGACTACAATACAATGCAAtaaagtaattttatttaatcCAGCAAGATGAAACTTAAATAAAATTCTTAGAAATGCTGCCTTgacaactgaaataaaataagttcaaaattaaaatgaaaacactaTATACCGACCGTATacactaattcaaaatattcagatgctaatatataaataactgtaAATCCAGCAAAAATGGAAGATGCTGATGatttatacatatttgtgttttaaatatatatcatttcatttcattttaaattgagAATTGGAGGGAGGCTTAAATTAATTGTAAAGTATTCCTTTCACTTTGTCAAAATAATATTTCTTAATAGTGAAAATCATTCTTCATGATTTTGCCATGGACATGTTCTTGTCAGCTTTAATAGATATCACCCAAAAGCATAATAAGTGGTATCTAAAGAATGAAGCAGTTAATAGATAGATTACTTGCTCCTACGTGATTTATGTTTAAAGGAAaaattcaaccaaaaatgaaaatgatcctaTAATTTGGAGGATGGCTTGAGAGTAAGTAAACTATTCCTTTATTACGTTAAGTTGcgatagtattttttccccctatTGTGATATATAATATTCAAGTGAAACATCTTCTCGAAAAAGAGAAAATGTAGcgttgattttttatttttatgtacttGATTTTGTTCATCGGAACTCATTGGATCCTTGGACGGTTGTGGTTTGTTATTGGTCGATCTCatatgtgagtgacaggttgtcccgccctcaCGCCAGTAAACATGTCATCGGAGTAGAGATGTCGCTGCAAGTGGGAAGggaattgtatttttattaaagattGTGAGATCATTTGTAATAAATTGCAATATTccaaaaagaaaataagaattgtccattttgatttcatggtgactaaAGCCACCCTAAGTCCTTAGTCCGGATAACCACACCGAGCTTAAATATCTTAATAGTGAGACTTTTAGATTGATTAAAGGAATAGAGAATGACATTCCTAATACTTTCACTTTAGCTGCATAAGTAAGAACATGATGAACAAGCAGACAACAGCACTGACAGTCAGCAGCTCCTCCTCCTCTGACATTGAGATTGCATCAGATCCAGCCGGCTGATGCTGCGACACGTTTAAACAACACATACTCATACCTCTCATCCTCGAAAAACACCCgatataattataaattaatcTAAATAtcagatattagttttattaaCCGAAGTAAACCATGTTAATCACACTGACAGGTGGGTTTACCTATTACTGCCAATGCTAAATGCTACTCCAGTACACCGGTAATGCAGGTCCTGCACGTTTCTACCCATTTAAGTTTGATTTTATTAAGTGTTATAGCACAAGCAGTGTGTGTTTCCAATTGTAAAGTATTAATGTGCATTAAAAGACATTTTATACTTGTCACAATCTGTTCTCATTTACAGTCTGCCATGTGTTTCATTATTAGCTTTAGCGTTAGCCGTTACTCACATTTCCTCCATTCTGTATCCGCCCGGGCGAGTTTATCCACCAAAGACACATCCTTGAACCGTTTCCTCTGGGTTTCCCGCACAAGTTCAGGATCGCCGCCTTTGTCGGTGCGAAACAGGTCTAAATCGAGCACCATGATGCCTGTGGACGCGTTGTGCAGTGCGGATGAATGAAGGAAAGGAATATGGAAAGTATGGAGGAATAAGGAGGGGAGGCGCTAGAGAGCAGCTGCTTatgcataataattattatgctGTGGCGAAGTACCGAATCGAAGGATGagctaattaatattaattactttAAATTGAGCAGCCACGCGTAAGCTAATTCATAATAAGCTGCTGCTTTTATTTTCTAAAGTTCAAAGCAAAGAgagatttattttaaagaaatagctTTTTAAGGACTAACGTTACAACAAAGAGGGACTACACAAGCTTCCTTCCAGGtaagtgacatcactaaccctgaAATTTACATAAACCATGCCCTCTGGAACAAAGGTGGCATTATCATGACTTGAAGATAATAAACTCCACATCAGCTACAAAATCATCAACTTACCCACCCAGGGCTTGACATAAACGCTTGtctgggacaagtggatttcttaaagggacaagtgaaagagaattttacttgcccgacggacAAGAGTCTGATTAAAACGgcaataacaaaaaaactaaacaaaaaaaaacgaacaaacgaacgaatcaccaaaatgcaagaatgctTCTGCATTGATTTAGTGTAACACGAGCACCGCTCACATAGAGAAATTGCAGTAAACATTCAAAATTCATCATTCTTGAATCTTGATGAAtcagtcgtttgaatgaatcgtttgaataaatgactcaatgactcactcatcgAAGGtatcatgaactggcttttctttttttatactgttgtctgaggtcaactaatgatgttcgtgtggtttttacattcaaaaacatcataactaataagaaataggctattttctacactggttttgaggctgtctcctgaacgctgggttttgatgggacGTGCCGAAAtaaagacttggaagtaaacgaccacaaaaaggtttgcatatttaataagcttcagctccgctgtcatatctatgcccctatcagttcacatgagggagagattattttgaaagcggcaactgcaaaTATTGTCTTGACCACATCACTCGTAAAAGTCTTTATcaagcaaacacaatgatttatttctcatccacccgtgattgattggaacattatttctgtattacatagCACGATCGGTCAAtataaatgcaaacacacacacgtgcgcaaccagatcaagaaagaatttctgccgaCAGGCTTATGTTTTGttagcccatctggaaaacacacagccccggactactattactacatttaaaaaagacgttttactcacataagtttgttgtaCCATTCCTggcggatccaatatagaagcacaacattgtgtctgcaaatccagcacttgaggcttgtttacaaatgattccgcagtgaaatgaagcgaacacacataCGGTCTtacccacgtgagctggaacttctttaaaaataaatgaagtatcacacattccgaAGGAAGCTCATGCAGCGAcagtgttcttccacaatatcttgctatcttcttccatattggtattgctgctggctagtgatccgaacagctccatgagacggtgggcggggctactgaattagatgcgCTGTAGTGGTGTGTTTTGTAGCGATGGCGTAAGGATGAAACACACGATCggtttctgggcctggtgtctataaaagcttttcttttactaataAGGAAGTTTTcaactctgaaacttacaggataatcttatattattatgaccttttatatatcaaaagctgaAGGGAAAGAGGATTTCTTAATTCATCAGCCCTTTCAGACTCACCTACTTTCATATACTTTTCaacatttaatttgtttattcaaaaatataaatctcataacattattcaaTGCacttgtaatttttcagtgtaaataattaatttttgaTTGGTACCAgtcctatagtgtcttattttaatttaatgtatagatcaaatttaagaatataatttGAAACCTGAAGCCTAGTCTAtgtttaataagattagggaaATGCCCTGtacaaaaggtaaaaatatcacaaatatgcagatttgaaatatgtcaaagctgattgaacactggtgagaatattgctcattaataagttatatttacaagacaaaaacacacacaaatcgAACTTTTTTctggacaagcacattttttactcaGACAAGTGAATGACCGATTTACTTGTCCAAAGGACAAGCACAAGAACATGTCGAGCTCTGTAGCCATTCAGGAACATCTTGTTGCATACACATTGTCACTTCTTCTtcagtctctccatcattgtccaaCTTGAGcaaaaaggctgaacagtttcagatcttttcagtgtgtgtctgcATGGGGTAATCAGAGCAGCTGCTAACTAGAGTTCTTGAATCTTGAA
This region of Pseudorasbora parva isolate DD20220531a chromosome 6, ASM2467924v1, whole genome shotgun sequence genomic DNA includes:
- the sars1 gene encoding serine--tRNA ligase, cytoplasmic, which encodes MVLDLDLFRTDKGGDPELVRETQRKRFKDVSLVDKLARADTEWRKCRFTADNLNKAKNLCSKAIGEKMKKKEPVGDDDTLPEEAQNLEALTGETLSPLTVTQIKKVRLLVEEAVLKTDSDRLKLEAERFEYLREIGNLLHPSVPISNDEDADNKVERTWGDCTVQKKYSHVDLVVMVDGYEGEKGAIVAGSRGYFLKGPLVFLEQALINYALRILYSKNYTMLYTPFFMRKEVMQEVAQLSQFDEELYKVIGKGSEKSDDNTVDEKYLIATSEQPIAAFLRDEWLKPEDLPIRYAGLSTCFRQEVGSHGRDTRGIFRVHQFEKIEQFVYASPHDGKSWEMFDEMIGTAEEFYKSLGIPYRIVNIVSGALNHAASKKLDLEAWFPGSQAFRELVSCSNCTDYQARRLRIRYGQTKKMMDKAEFVHMLNATMCATTRVICAILENFQTEEGIIVPEPLKAFMPPGLTEIIKFVKPAPIDQEVTKKQKKQHEGGKKKKQQGGDADIENKVENMSVNDS